Proteins encoded together in one Labrus mixtus chromosome 18, fLabMix1.1, whole genome shotgun sequence window:
- the LOC132993701 gene encoding alcohol dehydrogenase 1-like, whose product MATAGKVIKCKAAVAWEPNKPLVIEEIEVSPPGPNQVRIKIVATAVCHTDLYRLLEDTSPEGFPTVLGHEAAGIVESVGPGVTELKPGDHVIPLFIGQCRECRFCKSPKTNQCVKAWAGTGNSAMAPEKSAFTCKGKRLNQFAGTSTFSEYTVVNDLAVAKIDPAAPLDKVCLIGCGICTGYGAAVNTAKVEPGSTCAVFGLGAVGLAAVMGCQAAGAKRIIAVDINPDKFEKAKVFGATDFVNPKDHSKPISKVIAEMTDGGVDFSLECAGNVEVMRSALESCVQGWGVSVIVGWTTLHNVSVQPLQMIAGRTWKGSVFGGFKGRDGVPPMVKAYMDKKLKVDEFITHTLPLDQVNDAIEMMKHGKCIRTVLNVSTE is encoded by the exons ATGGCCACAGCTGGTAAG GTCATCAAATGCAAGGCAGCAGTGGCCTGGGAGCCCAACAAGCCTTTGGTGATTGAAGAGATTGAGGTATCCCCACCTGGGCCCAACCAAGTCCGGATAAAG ATTGTGGCGACTGCAGTGTGCCACACTGACTTATACCGACTCTTAGAGGATACGAGTCCAGAAGGCTTTCCAACTGTTCTCGGCCACGAAGCAGCAGGGATTGTAGAGAGTGTCGGGCCAGGAGTCACTGAATTAAAACCAG gTGACCATGTTATCCCTCTTTTCATCGGCCAGTGTAGAGAATGTCGCTTCTGTAAAAGCCCAAAGACCAACCAGTGTGTGAAAGCATG GGCTGGTACTGGCAATAGTGCAATGGCACCCGAGAAGTCGGCATTCACCTGTAAGGGGAAGCGCTTGAATCAGTTTGCTGGAACCAGTACCTTCTCTGAGTACACCGTGGTCAACGATCTGGCTGTGGCTAAGATCGACCCAGCTGCCCCCCTGGACAAAGTCTGCCTCATAGGCTGTGGGATCTGCACAGGATACGGAGCAGCAGTTAATACTGCTAAG GTGGAACCAGGCTCCACATGTGCTGTGTTTGGCCTTGGAGCTGTGGGTTTGGCTGCAGTGATGGGCTGCCAAGCTGCAGGAGCCAAGAGGATCATCGCTGTGGACATCAATCCAGATAAATTTGAAAAAGCCAAGGTGTTTGGTGCTACAGATTTTGTGAATCCAAAGGACCACAGCAAACCCATCAGCAAAGTGATAGCTGAGATGACCGACGGTGGAGTGGACTTCTCCCTGGAATGTGCCGGGAATGTGGAGGTCATG CGCAGTGCCTTGGAGTCTTGTGTTCAGGGTTGGGGTGTCAGCGTGATCGTTGGCTGGACAACCCTACACAACGTTTCTGTGCAACCCCTTCAGATGATAGCTGGACGAACATGGAAGGGCTCTGTGTTTGGAG GCTTCAAGGGGCGGGATGGTGTTCCTCCTATGGTTAAGGCCTACATGGACAAGAAGCTGAAGGTCGATGAGTTCATTACGCACACATTGCCTTTGGATCAGGTCAATGATGCCATTGAAATGATGAAGCATGGCAAATG CATCCGGACAGTGCTTAATGTTTCTACAGAGTAG